From a single Nocardioides panacis genomic region:
- a CDS encoding ABC transporter ATP-binding protein → MTESIVARHASKEFTMRYHRTIKQITIAAMRRNKISDSFLAVDDVSFTIEQGESVGLMGLNGSGKSTLLKLINGVMKPDSGEVLTRGRIAGLIATGAGFHPQMTGRDNVYLNAAILGMSEAETDRKFDAIVEFADIGKFLDTPVGHYSSGMFSRLGFAVAVNTDSDIFLIDEVLAVGDRPFKKKCMARMQEIRDEGRTMLYVSHAANSVRKMCDRVLVLEKGVLGYDGPVDEGIRYLQYDDTDAEDVSSEDNQDNDDEELGADV, encoded by the coding sequence ATGACCGAGTCGATCGTCGCTCGCCACGCGAGCAAAGAGTTCACCATGCGCTACCACCGCACGATCAAGCAGATCACGATCGCGGCGATGCGGCGCAACAAGATCAGCGACAGCTTCCTGGCGGTGGACGACGTGTCGTTCACCATCGAGCAGGGCGAGTCGGTCGGCCTGATGGGACTGAACGGCTCCGGGAAGAGCACGCTGCTCAAGCTCATCAACGGCGTGATGAAGCCGGACTCGGGCGAGGTGCTCACCCGCGGCCGGATCGCCGGGCTGATCGCCACCGGCGCCGGCTTCCACCCGCAGATGACCGGCCGCGACAACGTCTACCTCAACGCCGCCATCCTGGGCATGAGCGAGGCCGAGACGGACCGCAAGTTCGACGCGATCGTGGAGTTCGCCGACATCGGGAAGTTCCTCGACACCCCCGTCGGGCACTACTCCTCGGGCATGTTCTCCCGGCTCGGCTTCGCGGTCGCGGTGAACACCGACTCCGACATCTTCCTGATCGACGAGGTGCTCGCCGTCGGCGACCGCCCGTTCAAGAAGAAGTGCATGGCCCGCATGCAGGAGATCCGCGACGAGGGCCGCACGATGCTCTACGTCAGCCACGCCGCCAACTCGGTGCGCAAGATGTGCGACCGGGTGCTGGTCCTGGAGAAGGGCGTGCTCGGGTACGACGGTCCCGTCGACGAGGGGATCCGCTACCTGCAGTACGACGACACGGACGCCGAGGACGTGAGCTCCGAGGACAACCAGGACAACGACGACGAGGAGCTCGGCGCCGACGTCTGA
- a CDS encoding ABC transporter permease yields the protein MTTRSESPPPTVDKRPPPDAPLASPFSGGGLVDVFQRRYLLKLLVQKELTSRYQGSILGLLWSYVLPLVRFAMYFFVIGLVLGLHKDLPNFAIHLFCALVGVHFFTETFSAGTRAIVKNKALVRKMAMPREMFPVATVIVSAVNTFPQILILFIASIAVGWRPDTQGVFALFLGFAIITVLGTALALLFSAMNVFFKDFQNIVATFMLFTHWIVPMMYPFSRLATSSMGDSWFYYLYLSNPLTIAVILIQRGIWIPTFPDCSATVTTYCLPGGNPSAIGYPDLPHHLYLLGWIMLAASFVILVLCQRAFSRLEGKFAERL from the coding sequence GTGACGACCCGGTCCGAGTCGCCGCCGCCGACGGTGGACAAGCGTCCGCCGCCGGACGCGCCGCTGGCCTCCCCCTTCTCCGGCGGCGGCCTCGTCGACGTGTTCCAGCGTCGCTACCTGCTCAAGCTGCTCGTCCAGAAGGAGCTGACCTCCCGCTACCAGGGGTCGATCCTCGGCCTGCTGTGGTCCTACGTGCTGCCGCTGGTCCGGTTCGCCATGTACTTCTTCGTGATCGGCCTGGTCCTCGGCCTGCACAAGGACCTGCCGAACTTCGCGATCCACCTGTTCTGCGCGCTGGTCGGGGTGCACTTCTTCACCGAGACGTTCTCCGCCGGCACCCGCGCGATCGTGAAGAACAAGGCGCTGGTCCGCAAGATGGCGATGCCGCGGGAGATGTTCCCGGTCGCCACGGTGATCGTCTCCGCGGTCAACACCTTCCCGCAGATCCTGATCCTGTTCATCGCCTCGATCGCGGTGGGCTGGCGTCCCGACACCCAGGGCGTCTTCGCCCTGTTCCTCGGGTTCGCGATCATCACGGTGCTCGGCACCGCCCTGGCGCTGCTGTTCTCGGCGATGAACGTGTTCTTCAAGGACTTCCAGAACATCGTCGCGACCTTCATGCTCTTCACGCACTGGATCGTGCCGATGATGTACCCCTTCTCGCGGCTGGCGACCAGCAGCATGGGGGACAGCTGGTTCTACTACCTCTACCTCTCCAACCCGCTGACGATCGCGGTGATCCTGATCCAGCGCGGCATCTGGATCCCGACGTTCCCGGACTGCTCGGCGACGGTGACGACCTACTGCCTGCCCGGCGGCAACCCGTCGGCGATCGGCTACCCCGACCTGCCGCACCACCTCTACCTGCTGGGATGGATCATGCTCGCCGCCTCCTTCGTCATCCTGGTGCTCTGCCAGCGGGCGTTCTCGCGCCTCGAGGGCAAGTTCGCCGAGCGGCTCTGA
- a CDS encoding glycosyltransferase — protein MTVTTGTTPGTVRRVLQRVVLPVDRDMDVLPLYVDPDRPELDVDKSGLTQTQRGKLPPTEPNAQQEPDPHAVLGRHSYRVPESQRISFGTYFNGFAASYWRRWTVVSEVALHVALTGETSSVVVYRSMPNGRSQRVDSASTSGTDREEFRFDLPLTPFGDGGWYWFDIVAGPSGATLHEATWVADVPADRAASGSVTIGITTMNRPDFCAKLLAQIGGDEDVHAVLDEVIVVEQGTKKVADDALYPAAEESLRGKLRLIEQGNMGGSGGYARSQFETLEAGRSTYMMCMDDDVVCEPESIVRAVTFGDLCRTPTIVGGHMFSLYSKARLHSFGEIINPYRFWWQSPPTVETDWDFAGRNLRSSRWLHRRIDVDFNGWFMCLIPTEVLRTVGLSLPLFIKWDDSEFGVRASEAGFPTVTLPGAAVWHVPWTDKNDALDWQSYFHQRNRTIAALLHSPYERGGRIVRESFNHQVKHLFSMQYSTAELRHLALEDVLAGPEKLHGDLLTKLPELQAKRKQYADAQTTPDPEAFPAVRRAKPPKKGQDPTQPKGRAAQLVAAATSAVRQARPVRALAERHPEARLAAMDAKWWMIAQFDSVVVSMPDGTSASWYQRDTEEFRDLLKRTVDIHQRLYREWPELARRYRGALPDIVSPDQWAKTFDISSAKEES, from the coding sequence ATGACCGTGACCACAGGAACGACCCCCGGCACCGTGCGCCGCGTCCTGCAGCGGGTGGTGCTCCCGGTCGACCGGGACATGGACGTGCTCCCGCTGTACGTCGACCCCGACCGGCCCGAGCTCGACGTGGACAAGTCCGGCCTCACCCAGACCCAGCGCGGCAAGCTCCCGCCGACCGAGCCCAACGCCCAGCAGGAGCCCGACCCGCACGCGGTGCTCGGCCGGCACAGCTACCGCGTCCCGGAGAGCCAGCGGATCTCGTTCGGCACCTACTTCAACGGGTTCGCGGCGAGCTACTGGCGCCGCTGGACGGTCGTCTCCGAGGTCGCGCTGCACGTCGCGCTGACCGGGGAGACCTCCTCGGTGGTGGTCTACCGCTCGATGCCCAACGGCCGCTCGCAGCGCGTCGACTCGGCCTCCACGTCCGGCACGGACCGCGAGGAGTTCCGCTTCGACCTGCCGCTGACCCCGTTCGGCGACGGCGGCTGGTACTGGTTCGACATCGTCGCCGGGCCGTCGGGCGCCACCCTCCACGAGGCGACCTGGGTGGCGGACGTGCCCGCGGACCGGGCCGCCTCCGGCTCCGTGACCATCGGCATCACCACGATGAACCGGCCGGACTTCTGCGCCAAGCTGCTCGCCCAGATCGGTGGCGACGAGGACGTGCACGCGGTCCTCGACGAGGTCATCGTCGTCGAGCAGGGCACCAAGAAGGTCGCCGACGACGCGCTCTACCCGGCCGCCGAGGAGTCCCTGCGCGGCAAGCTGCGGCTCATCGAGCAGGGCAACATGGGCGGCTCCGGCGGCTACGCCCGCTCGCAGTTCGAGACCCTCGAGGCCGGCCGGTCGACGTACATGATGTGCATGGACGACGACGTGGTCTGCGAGCCGGAGAGCATCGTGCGCGCGGTCACGTTCGGCGACCTGTGCCGCACCCCGACGATCGTCGGCGGGCACATGTTCAGCCTCTACTCCAAGGCCCGGCTGCACAGCTTCGGCGAGATCATCAACCCCTACCGGTTCTGGTGGCAGTCCCCGCCCACGGTGGAGACCGACTGGGACTTCGCCGGCCGCAACCTGCGCAGCTCGCGGTGGCTGCACCGCCGCATCGACGTGGACTTCAACGGCTGGTTCATGTGCCTGATCCCCACCGAGGTGCTGCGCACGGTCGGGCTCAGCCTGCCGCTGTTCATCAAGTGGGACGACTCGGAGTTCGGCGTCCGCGCGAGCGAGGCCGGCTTCCCGACGGTGACCCTGCCCGGCGCCGCCGTCTGGCACGTCCCGTGGACCGACAAGAACGACGCCCTGGACTGGCAGTCCTACTTCCACCAGCGCAACCGGACGATCGCGGCGCTGCTGCACTCGCCCTACGAGCGGGGTGGCCGGATCGTCCGGGAGAGCTTCAACCACCAGGTCAAGCACCTGTTCTCGATGCAGTACTCCACCGCAGAGCTGCGGCACCTCGCCCTCGAGGACGTGCTCGCCGGGCCGGAGAAGCTGCACGGCGACCTGCTCACGAAGCTGCCCGAGCTCCAGGCCAAGCGCAAGCAGTACGCCGACGCGCAGACCACGCCCGACCCCGAGGCGTTCCCCGCCGTACGTCGCGCGAAGCCGCCGAAGAAGGGCCAGGACCCGACCCAGCCCAAGGGGCGGGCAGCGCAGCTCGTCGCCGCGGCCACCAGCGCGGTCCGGCAGGCCCGGCCGGTGCGCGCGCTCGCCGAGCGGCACCCGGAGGCCCGGCTGGCCGCGATGGACGCCAAGTGGTGGATGATCGCGCAGTTCGACTCCGTCGTCGTCTCGATGCCCGACGGCACCAGCGCGTCGTGGTACCAGCGCGACACCGAGGAGTTCCGCGACCTGCTCAAGCGGACCGTGGACATCCACCAGCGGCTCTACCGCGAGTGGCCCGAGCTGGCCCGGCGCTACCGCGGCGCGCTCCCGGACATCGTCTCGCCCGACCAGTGGGCCAAGACCTTCGACATCTCGTCAGCCAAGGAGGAGTCGTGA
- the glf gene encoding UDP-galactopyranose mutase, which translates to MNADLVIVGSGFFGLTIAERCANELGLKVLVLERRHHLGGNAYSEADPETGIEMHVYGAHLFHTSNERVWEYVNRFTTFTNYQHRVFGQYDGQVYSLPMNLGLINQFFGRSHTPDEARELIAGQASEIETSEATNLEEKAISLIGRPLYEAFIKGYTAKQWQTDPTKLSADIITRLPVRYNFDNRWFNDTYEGLPTDGYTAWLTRMADHPNIEVRLETDFFDVADEFKGKVPIVYTGPVDEYFGNSEGRLSWRTVDLEAEVKEVDDFQGCAVMNYNDQDVPWTRIHEFKHFHPERTYISGKTVIVHEYSRFAEEDDEPYYPVNTAEDREKLLKYRELAQQEPMVLFGGRLGTYKYLDMHMAIGSALSMYDNKLKPHFESGAALQSGGVDA; encoded by the coding sequence TTGAACGCTGACCTCGTCATCGTCGGATCCGGGTTCTTCGGACTGACGATCGCCGAACGCTGTGCGAACGAGCTGGGACTGAAGGTCCTCGTGCTCGAGCGCCGCCACCACCTCGGCGGGAACGCGTACAGCGAGGCCGACCCGGAGACCGGGATCGAGATGCACGTCTACGGCGCGCACCTCTTCCACACCTCGAACGAGCGCGTCTGGGAGTACGTCAACCGGTTCACGACGTTCACGAACTACCAGCACCGGGTCTTCGGCCAGTACGACGGCCAGGTCTACTCGCTCCCGATGAACCTGGGGCTGATCAACCAGTTCTTCGGCAGGAGCCACACCCCGGACGAGGCCCGCGAGCTGATCGCCGGGCAGGCCAGCGAGATCGAGACGTCGGAGGCGACGAACCTCGAGGAGAAGGCGATCAGCCTGATCGGCCGGCCGCTCTACGAGGCCTTCATCAAGGGCTACACCGCCAAGCAGTGGCAGACCGACCCCACCAAGCTGAGCGCGGACATCATCACCCGCCTCCCGGTCCGCTACAACTTCGACAACCGGTGGTTCAACGACACCTACGAGGGCCTCCCCACCGACGGGTACACCGCGTGGCTGACCCGGATGGCCGACCACCCGAACATCGAGGTCCGCCTCGAGACCGACTTCTTCGACGTGGCCGACGAGTTCAAGGGCAAGGTCCCGATCGTCTACACCGGCCCGGTCGACGAGTACTTCGGCAACTCCGAGGGGCGCCTGTCGTGGCGCACCGTCGACCTCGAGGCCGAGGTCAAGGAGGTCGACGACTTCCAGGGCTGCGCGGTGATGAACTACAACGACCAGGACGTGCCCTGGACCCGGATCCACGAGTTCAAGCACTTCCACCCGGAGCGGACCTACATCTCCGGCAAGACGGTCATCGTCCACGAGTACTCCCGCTTCGCGGAGGAGGACGACGAGCCGTACTACCCGGTGAACACCGCCGAGGACCGCGAGAAGCTGCTGAAGTACCGCGAGCTCGCCCAGCAGGAGCCCATGGTGCTGTTCGGAGGCAGGCTCGGCACCTACAAGTACCTCGACATGCACATGGCCATCGGGTCCGCGCTGTCGATGTACGACAACAAGCTCAAGCCCCACTTCGAGTCCGGAGCGGCGCTGCAGAGCGGAGGAGTCGACGCATGA
- a CDS encoding glycosyltransferase, with protein sequence MSARVVAVVVTWNRRDLLVESLAALAAQTHAPLEVVVVDNASTDGTAELLARDHTGLHVVHLTANTGGAGGFAAGIERALTLAPDLVWLLDDDTVPTPTAAERLVAAWSTYPATGSGRRPARRPAVLASRVVWTDGRDHPMNTPRPKPFASSRERAAAAQVGCVPVRSASFVSIMCDAAVVRERGLPVADYFLWNDDFEYSTRLIRGRAGLSVPDSVVVHKTKVFGSTDADPGERFFYEVRNKVWLFTRGTGLSPAEKLLYGGSTVRRWGRTFARSGDRRTLARGLGTGLRTGLTTRPRSNGVVLGEAGWSPHEEERVVGPGQPFSLLLAVYGGDDAGFLAHAFTSSVQEQTRRPDQVVLVQDGPVPDLLAGTIADLVAGSPVPVHHLVIEENLGLGPALDRGLSACDHEIVARMDADDVSVPTRFEKQLPVVEAGADIVGSGLLEFGTGIDDVVGRRTPPTDPDEIRRAIRFRDPFNHPTVVYRRSAVQAAGGYTDMALMEDYLLFARMVDAGARPANLAEPLVCYRVGAGAYARRGGRELLRSELAVQRRFRQLGITTRGQYLRNVVVRGGYRLVPEVLRKLAYRALIANRGAAGA encoded by the coding sequence GTGAGTGCCCGGGTCGTCGCCGTCGTCGTCACGTGGAACCGGCGGGACCTCCTCGTGGAGTCGCTGGCCGCGCTGGCCGCCCAGACCCACGCACCCCTCGAGGTGGTGGTCGTGGACAACGCCAGCACCGACGGGACGGCCGAGCTCCTGGCCCGCGACCACACCGGTCTGCACGTCGTCCACCTGACCGCGAACACCGGTGGCGCCGGTGGCTTCGCCGCCGGCATCGAGCGCGCGCTGACCCTGGCCCCGGACCTGGTGTGGCTCCTCGACGACGACACCGTGCCGACGCCGACCGCCGCCGAGCGGCTGGTCGCCGCCTGGTCGACGTACCCCGCGACCGGCTCGGGGCGGCGCCCGGCACGGCGGCCCGCGGTGCTCGCGAGCCGCGTGGTGTGGACCGACGGCCGCGACCACCCGATGAACACCCCGCGCCCGAAGCCCTTCGCCTCGTCGCGGGAGCGCGCGGCCGCCGCACAGGTGGGCTGCGTCCCGGTCCGCTCGGCGTCCTTCGTCTCGATCATGTGCGACGCCGCGGTGGTCCGCGAACGTGGGCTGCCGGTCGCCGACTACTTCTTGTGGAACGACGACTTCGAGTACTCCACCCGGCTGATCCGGGGCCGCGCCGGGCTGTCGGTGCCGGACAGCGTGGTCGTGCACAAGACCAAGGTGTTCGGGTCCACCGACGCCGACCCGGGGGAGCGGTTCTTCTACGAGGTCCGCAACAAGGTCTGGCTGTTCACCCGGGGCACCGGGCTGAGCCCCGCCGAGAAGCTCCTGTACGGCGGCTCGACGGTCCGCCGCTGGGGACGCACCTTCGCGCGCTCGGGCGACCGTCGCACCCTGGCCCGCGGCCTCGGCACGGGGCTGCGCACCGGCCTGACCACGCGCCCCCGGTCCAACGGCGTGGTGCTCGGCGAGGCCGGCTGGTCGCCGCACGAGGAGGAGCGGGTCGTCGGCCCGGGCCAGCCGTTCTCCCTGCTGCTCGCGGTGTACGGCGGCGACGACGCCGGCTTCCTCGCGCACGCGTTCACCTCCAGCGTCCAGGAGCAGACCCGGCGCCCGGACCAGGTGGTGCTCGTCCAGGACGGCCCGGTGCCGGACCTGCTCGCCGGGACGATCGCGGACCTGGTCGCGGGCAGCCCGGTGCCGGTCCACCACCTCGTCATCGAGGAGAACCTCGGGCTCGGCCCGGCCCTGGACCGCGGGCTGTCCGCCTGCGACCACGAGATCGTGGCCCGGATGGACGCCGACGACGTCAGCGTGCCGACCCGCTTCGAGAAGCAGCTGCCGGTGGTCGAGGCGGGCGCGGACATCGTGGGCAGCGGGCTGCTGGAGTTCGGCACCGGCATCGACGACGTGGTCGGCCGCCGTACGCCGCCCACCGACCCCGACGAGATCCGCCGCGCGATCCGCTTCCGCGACCCGTTCAACCACCCGACCGTGGTCTACCGGCGCAGCGCGGTCCAGGCGGCCGGCGGTTACACCGACATGGCGCTGATGGAGGACTACCTCCTGTTCGCCCGGATGGTCGACGCCGGCGCCCGGCCGGCGAACCTCGCCGAGCCGCTGGTCTGCTACCGGGTCGGCGCCGGCGCCTACGCCCGCCGCGGGGGCCGCGAGCTGCTGCGCTCCGAGCTGGCCGTGCAGCGGCGGTTCCGGCAGCTCGGCATCACCACGCGCGGGCAGTACCTCCGCAACGTCGTGGTCCGCGGGGGGTACCGTCTCGTGCCGGAGGTCCTGCGCAAGCTCGCCTACCGCGCCCTGATCGCCAACCGGGGCGCCGCGGGAGCGTGA